tttttttaacaatgaaAAAACATTCTGATAACGAGCTACAAgtaaaaaaaagggggaaaaGAAAGTCAAGGTTTCAGGGGGAGGGATAACAGCAGTTATGTTCAACAGGTATAAAAATACTAACAGGCAACTGGCCAATTAACTGGTAACAAAGCATCGTGGCTAGGCAGGTCAAGATACGAATACTAGATTTAATTGGTCCAAATCATAAAAGCACAAGCTAAAGTGCTGTTTAGGGGGCAGGTGAGGAGGACGAAGTCCCACCAGATGGTTAAGGCAGTGGGAGGAGGGGTCTTAGCTTACTTACCTAATTCTAAACCAAACCCTAGGCCCTACACTTACAGTTTGTGTTGTACTGAAAATGTTGGACTGGTATCCGAAATATGGTGAAAATCCCAACATGGTACTTgagtactatttgagaaggtccggtCACAAAATTTCCCAGCTGTCAAAGTTCCAGATGGACAGTCATTTACCggtatattaaaaaaataactttACACAGTTTGAACTGTtttgaagctaatttcctgcaattctacacattttgccatggggcagagaaaatgttgcagttttgaaGACAATGATCTGCAATTCCACACGTTTCGCCATGTCTTGCGTGTTCATATGATAACATTTATTAAACTGTTGGTCCGTCCCTATTGACCCCATTCTGGGTCCAGCGCCAGAGTATGGCTATCTAGGTGGAGCTATTACCATCTTGCTAATATCTATCCTTTCAGAAGTGCCTACATGTAGGGACTAGGGTTTGGTATTGGGCATTTAACTTGGGAGTCACAACTTAATGTTGGTCTGGAATAGACAGGAGAATAAGGACCGACGTGTCCTGGCCTTAGTCCGAGTCGCTCCTGTCTTCCTTTGTAAGCAGCCGCTTTCCGCTCTTCGGGGCCATTGCTTCTTGCTTGAGGATCTTTGCGGAACTAAGAAAGACAAATACAGGACAGACGGTGAGACTGTTTACCATTGAGAGGAGAACATGTATGTTACAGGTAATAGATGTGGGGGGGGGGAATAATGCATGTAAATGGTACATGGGGATTTTAGGGAGAAGTTCCCGCCGTCAGAATGGCTGCCGCTGGTAGCTTACCCTTTCTTCTTGTATTTCTCCTGCTCAGCAGGAGGAATGTGGTCCATCAGCTCCAGACTGTCATTgatcttcttgagccactcataGTGCTCTCGGCCACGgacctgagaggagagagggaggaagtgagagGGGATTTTCCTTGGGCAAAACCATGAAGTAGAGAGACACCAATTCTCCCTCACAAAAGTGCCTCTGTCAGCTTGTGTGTCATTCCCTCACCTGCAACAAAAATACATTGTCCTTGTCTTCATCCTCAGTGCTGGAGCCGTTCTTGATCTTCTTGCTGGTCCCTGGAGGGGGCAGGGCCTGTTGGGactctgaggggagaggagacaaggTCAACAATGACATAGGAGAGACGAGGGTTGAGACGTGGCCCGAGTCTTACTTCTCTTGGCACCGTTGGTGGTCTTGGTCCCGTTCAGAACTTTGTTTGTGTTCTCTTCTTCGGTCTTGCGGTCCCGGCCgggacaggcacacacacggaCCTCGAAACAACGGCGACCCAAAACCTGACCCCTAGAAAGGAAGCAAAGGGGTGAAGAATAGTGAAAGTTAGAGGCAATAAACTCACGGGGAGCCAAGCACACTAGGGATGTGCGTCTTTCACTTCCAAGATGATTCGATATGCAtctagatacagtgcattcggaaagttttaagaccccttgacttttgacatcgttacgttacagccttattccaaaattgattaaattgtcccccccccccatcaatctacacacaataccccataatgacaaaacaaaaataggTTATCATTTTTtgctaaaaaataaaaactgaaatattacatttatacaagtattcagaccctttactcagtacttttcaGCGATTGCAGCCTAgccctagagtcttcttgggtatgacgctacaagcttggcacacctatatttggggagtttctctcattccctgcagatccactcaagctctgtcaggttggatggggagcgtcgctgcacagctattttcaggtctctccagagatgctcgattgggttcaagtccgggctctcgctgggccactcaaggacattcagagacttgtcccgaagccactcctgcgttgtcttggctgtgtgcttagggtcattgtcctgttgggaggtgagcctttgccccagtctgaggtcctgaccgctctggagcaggttttcatcaaggatctctctgtactttgctccattcagctttcccctcgatcctgactaccccagtccctgccgctgaaaaacatccccacagcatgatgctgccaccaccatgcttctccaGACATGgcacttggcattcaagccaaagactcctttaggtgccttttggcaaacgccaagggggctgtcatgtgccttttactgagtggcttccatctggccactactataaaaaggcctgattggtggagtgctgcagagatggttgtctttctggaaggttctcccatctccacagaggatctcgggttcttggtcacctctttggccaaggcccttctcccccgattgctcagtttggctgggcggccagctctaggaagagtctaggtgattccaaaattcttccatttaagaatggaggccactgtgttcttggggaccttcaatgctgcagacattttttggtacccgtcgccagatctgtgccttgacacaacctgtctcggagctctatggacaattccgtcaacctcatggcttggtttttgctctgacatgcactgtcaattgtgggaccttatatagacaggtgtgtacctttctaaatcacgtccaatcaattgaattaacacaggtggactccaatgagttgtagaaacatcaaggatggtcaatggaaacaggatgcacctgagctcaatttcaagtatcATAGCAAAAgttctgaatacaaaaaaaaaaaaacgtattcacataaattagcaaaaacctgttttcgctttgtcattgtggggtattgtgtgtagattgatgaggaacttattttatttaatccattttagaataagggtataATGTAACAATTTGGAAAAagaaggggtccgaatactttcccaatgcactgtatacaggCTACAATACATTTTTAGTTTGAAACGATTCAGTGCGATTAGAGGAACGAATCGATGTGATGCACTAACTTTTGTTGCATAAACATTCATTTTTCATTCTAAATTACAatctgctgctgatggagctcatgagctgggcctctcAGTTTGATCTGTCGGTCGTGTGTGCGTAAATTATGGGTGTGGTTGTGTCTCAAGTTCGGCGTTCAGCTTTTTCgctccggacgctttatctgctCAACCACGCACCTGTCTGGTGAGGTTGAACGCCTCCTCTCCTACTCAGCCTCCCGACCAAAGCTTCTCCCAAGCGGGTGTGACATCTGCTCCCGTTACCTGCTGCTTGGATCCCACCCGGCGATCTACTCCCCGTCTGCCCTGCCCTGTCTACTCCCCGTCTGCCCTGCCCTGGAACAGGTACTCCCCCCCCCGCCCGCCCGCCACACTCCCCCGAGATTTCGCTTGGctccagcacacacgcacactgtaGACTTTGGACTGATCTGAATTTTTATGTAGGCTAATTAACTTGTGTtgtgattttgtgttgtagagaGTTCAACAAAACTTTCAGTGTTCAGACAGCCTTCTTTGCCCTTAACATTGTTCTGAACACCTTCAAAACAAAAAAGGTATTGTGGTCGTGTAATAACATTTCACCACTGTCTCATAATTTAATTGTTTAGACCAGTGGTGGGCAAACTttttggctcgagggccacatcgggattttgaaattcaacggagggtcgcattttttgggggaccaattgtttgttaaaatcaatttgcgggggcctcccgagtggcgcagcggtttaaggcactgcatcgcagcggtcgtcactacagacccgggttcgatcccaggctgtcacACAGCTGGCCGTGAATGGGAGAcccattggcccagcgtcgtccgggttaggcagGCTGAGATTTCCTtttcccatcacgctctagcgactcatgtggcgtactgggcgcatgcacgctgacacggtcaccaggtgtatggtgtttccgccgatacattggtgcggctggctttcaGGTTAAgcaagcattgtgtcaagaagcagtgtggtttggctgggtcgtgtttcagaggactaCTGGCTCTAGACCttggcctctcccgagtccgtactggagttgtagcaatgagacaagactaactactagTCGGATACCACGAAATGTCTCGCGGGCCGGTTTGAAGTACCCCCCCAGACCGTTTGGAAGTTGACAGTTTTACTTCTCCTGTGTCAACCATGCAGCGTGGGTAGCTTAGGCTACTTTTATTCCGGTATAATAATTTTCAACACTACATTTCATAAAAACATAACCGAGCAAATTCATTGACTGTcacaacataaaaaaaatacctaATATTGCGCATGCTGTTTTACTAATATTTGCATGCTGACAGTGACATGCAAATATGGCAGATCAGGAATAGGCCTACTTTTCATTGCTCAGTGCTTGTAGCTGCGCACAGTATGCAGTTTAACTAGGCTACTGATATTTCCTGGGGTTGTTCGGCATGCAAAATGtcttgtagatcaatgactgtcaaaACAATGACATGCTGAAGGCGTGGACGCAGTTGTAACAAAATATGGAGGTATTTTCGGGAAGGTagaaagtctttttttttttttttttttaaacaggtgATTAGTAACGTTTGAACCAATTTTGAGACAGATGCATGCTACATTCGGATCGGAGTCCCGCTGACAGACGCACTCATATCTTAAATATTTCAACCGGGGACCGATTCATATCAGTGAATCGTTACATCCCTAAAAAAACACACATTACGGAAAATGTAACGCAAACTCAGACCCTGATGCGGATTTTACAAAACAAACTTAGTGAGAAGGGATAAGGAGAGACACTTACTCCTGGGTCTCCAGGGTCAGGATGGTGAGGATGGGCCGCCTGTTCATACCACCCATGCAACTGGAGTTGCACATGAAGTTCAGGAGAACAGTAGTCGTTTCAGAGCCCAGctatacaaacacatacacaacGTTAAGCTTCACTTGAACGCACATTGACAAATGCAACTCTCCAATGCATTATAGACAGATGTCTCATAATGGCTTCCTGGTATGGTGATGTaatcatttccatggtaatgtagaatgttcattcaaatgattaCAAACTGATGTGgctattttttttataatttcatttgAGTTGATTCAACAAATCACAGAACAGATTGATGGGGTACACTTCCTGCCTTGCTCAtctgggtacactcgcaatggccgccagtccacccattatgccatcattaaTTGAATGGGGACGACCATTCTATTAAGTATCTTTCTATGGGGTATACCTGAGGAGGCTCATACGGCAGCAGCACACTTTGACGCTTGGTGTTTCCATCCTCCAGGTATTGAGCCCACTGGCTCCCCTCCACCCTAATCAGGTGACTGCGGTGGACTACGCCTAGACAAAAAAACAGGAAGTAGACAAGTAGTGAGGGGGAGTCTCCTCTATTCCTGGGACAATCTTCTACATGGGGAGTAAAGGTATACCTCATCTCTCTAAGACCATGAGGAATATTATGATCAGATTTGCATGGGTTTAATTTCCTCTTTATTCGTTTACATGGCTAAATACAAAAACTGAGCCAAAATAAAATCATGCATATCAGTCTATTATTTTCactcttaaaacttcttatggatggtggcagtattgagtagcttggatgactgacgtgcccagagtaaactgcctgctactcactcccagaaactaagatatgcatattagaaaacacactgaagtttctaaaactgtttgaatgatgtctgagtataacagaactcatatggcaggcaaaaacctgagaaaaaatccaaacgGGAAGTGGTTTGTAGCTTTAAGTGATTGcatatccaaactacagtgtctgtggggatgtcaacagtctttagaaccttgtttgagacttctactgtgaagtgaggatgaataagagctcctggagtcagaacactgccagcagggcatgaggCTCAGCCATGCgcactcacgtgagaggtagctcagttccattgcatttctgaagacaaaggatgtctccggttgaaactttattgcagatttacgataaaaacatcctaaagaccgattctatacatcgtttgacatgtttctatgaactgtaacggGATTTTTTGAGTTTTTGTCTGACCTGTgcgtcgtgaatttggatttgtgagcTGAAGgcacgaacaaaaaggaggtatttggacataaaggatggactttatcgaacaaaacgaacatttattgttgaactgggattcctgggagtgcattctgatgaagataatcaaaggtaagtgaatatttataatgctatttctgactattgttgactccaacatggcggatatattgtatggcatgtttgtgtctgagcgccgtactcagattttTGCTTTTTcagtaaagcttttttgaaatctgacacagcggttgcattaaggagaagtttatctaaagtgcCATgtttaacacttgtattttcatgaacatttatgatgagtatttctgtaaattgatgtggctctctgcaaaatcaccggatgttttggaggcaaaagattactgaacataacgcgccaatgtaaactgggatttttggatataaatatgaactttatcgaactaAACATATATGACTtcttgttacacaatacatgtgagtgtcatctgatgaagatcaaaggttagtgattcattttctctctatttctgctttttgtgactcctctctttggctggaaaatggctgtgtttttttgtgtgtaggtgctgacctaacataatcatatggtttgctttcgccgtaaagcctttttgaaatcagacactgtggctggattaacaagaagtaaagctttaaaatggtgtataatacttgtatgtttgaggaattttaattatgagatgtGTGTTGTTTTGAAGTtgccgccctgcactttcactggctgtcgtcatatcgatTCCACTAACGGGATTCAAGCCGTAAGAAGTTAAGGGCAAAATACTTATTATCTACATCAGTTTTTAATGTTTTCCTTAGACTAAAAACACACCCACCTTCATTGTTATCTGAGGCGCTCTGGTGGTGGGGACAGCGCCGGACCACCTCAGAGACATGCTCAGACTTCTTGTAGATAGCAGTGGCCCTGAGGATGGCTCCTGGCGGGGGATCCATGGCCATCAACACCTCCACAGGGCACGTCTTAGCCAGCTGGCAGTACAGCTTGTTCAGCTGCACAGAATactgggaggggagagaaaaCAATGAGCGACCAGTTGGATGTGTCTATAGGAATTTTATTTTGTGAAACAATGTTGTGAATTGAATTGATAAAAAAATTGATCACTTTGGcgataaaaaaaattattatcTGTTTATGAAGTTTACATAAAATACAAACACTAGCAAAATGTGGGCTTAACACCTAAAGGTATAAGATCATAATACACATTAACAATTATATTAATATTCTGAAGAAATCGTAAATACCTTGTTTATAACTATACATTTTCACCAAAAGGGCTGCATTTTAACCCTTTCCATAATGGAGCCCTTGTGTAGAACATGCCCTGTCATGTCAGACCCATGCATTACTGCAACCTACCAGCATGCAACTCCTCAGTTCCAATGAATGAGTTGCAGGGGGCGTTAGTTTGAGGGCAGCACACCCTAACTCAAGCCTGATAGGTCTATCATAGTAAGCTGACATGTGAGTCACTGTGGAAACCTTGCTGCTATTGGCTGTTTTAATCCAAATACTTTTTCACCAAAACCTTGAGTTTTAGCAAATCGTCACAATGAACTGGATTCCAGTTGAATGCAACCACAGGGAATTAGAATGAGTGGAATATCTTTTGTCTCTGTCTGAGGTAAAGTAACTGCAATTTACTGTAATTAATTGATTGAAATGAGACCATGGATTAAATTGGTTTGAAGCCATTTTACTGTTACTTATTGTGATTGTCAAAAAAGTATCTTAATCAAAATAGATGTTTCCCCCCAGAAGAGAAAAGTCATTCAAAGTTGAAAGAAAGAGATCAATAGAGATATACATAGCATGTGAATATACAGTGAGACAAGGCTTCTTAAAGGGTGGGGCTGGACCCCATGGTAGGCTGTGTTTCATTCCTATAGAGTACCaaagtatgagtcataatacccataaagcCTAGCAGTCATACAAGaaaatggttccaaccatttgTCCACCATCAATTTTTCCCACTGGGCAGTGGTTCCAAAACTGGGGCTCATTCCAGCTTTAAACTTCCTCTTGAAAATTgcaatagtagaatgcacaaggtgaaaTTTCTATATTTGgcagtgcatcatcagttcctcttgtcatgttagtcattgcagACCTTAGAAAGCAATTTATAACTTgccagaaatgtccagatcaactagtcCATGTCAGCTAAAGTGTTTTTAGGTAGGTTTGGTAACCTATAGATATTTTCATTTGTGTCACTCAAATACCACATGAATACCCATTAGACATGCCAAAACATATAGAATTGCTAGAAAATCAGCTTTAAACCCGCTAAATGTTctccgccaacaagaggggtgtgaaaaGTTTGTCATGAACAGTGTTAGTGCCCGTAGAAATAGACGTGGCGCGTGCGCAGGTGGGGCGCAGAATGTTCCCCACCTGACGTTTTgttaaccatgtaaatctctctaggacaaggtgacttataatatattcgcctgtatttacccctcaaaaatgaaatgctaattagctgctaatgtggctatcgtaaagaactacaaatgccatgatgatctggacaaaACTGCTGaattgaggcaaaggtaagaatctttGGAATaattatctaatgttagctaaaatTTGTAATGATTAAATTGgctaaatgtctaaaatgtataattctgtgaactgtcttgtgcaagttttaaatggggcggcaggtatcctagtggttagagtgttggactagtaactgaaaggtcgcaagattgaatctccgagctgacaaggtaaaaatctgtcgtcctgcccatgaacaaggcagttaacccactgttcctaggccgtcattgaaaataagaatttgttcttaactgacttgcctagttaaataaaggtacaaaaatatatttttttttaatagacacaatacctgttagcaaaggagtcagctagagatgacgtgcaggagcttgctgGGATTTGTAGTCTTCCATCATGTCTaatttgatgctaattagcattttcgaaacagaataaacagagccgaatatattgattaAAAAAGTCACCTTGtttgagagagatttacatgctaCACGCCAGGGTAAGCCCACACAAAACACAGCACTTATTTTAAGTGATAAATGACCATATTATCatgaattataaactgggtggtttaagcattggtatgacaaaatatttttactgttctaattacactaataaccagtttataaaaggcagctctggggtttgtggtatatgaccaatataccacggctaagggctgtgtccaggcactcagAGTTGTGTCGGGcagaagaacagcccttagctgtggtatattggccatatatacacacaccacacctcctcgggccttattgctttaactatacgtgtgtgtatgtattcagGCATGAGCATGTGCAGTAAGCCATATGCATGACACTCACAGTGGAGGTGACAGACTTGGCGGTACCGGACTTCTGGAATCGCAGCTGGAAGCCGTGCTTCCCAGGGTAGTCATTGGTGGAGGGGacggtggaggcagggggaggcaCGCTGTCCAGGGTTGATACAGAGGACTCCACAACCGGGGGCTCCAGCAGTTCAAACAGCCCCTCGTCAAAGACCTTGTGGAGAGTCGCGTCGGGAAGGAGCTGTGAGGGAGGTAAGTGGATGCCATTTATCTACAGAGGAGTAAAGTATTCAAGTTATCAGTTGCTTTTTACATTTCCGTCTGAATACTGAAACAGGAGTGCCCACCATGGAAATTAAATTACCAGAGAAGAAAAATGTAACTCAAACAATCACTGtactgctgggggggggggctcattACCCCATTCTAAAAAGTCGTGGCGTCATGAAAATACTTCCTTCACGTCATGAGGTAGACAATCAAACGTACCGAGACATCCAGGTCAGGCCAGTTTCCAGTAGCACCCTGCGGAATACTGGGCCCCTGAGGTGTCATACTATAGAAAAGAAATCACTGGATCAGTCATTATTATGGCCCTGAAAATACCTATGCAGAAAAGGTGCTGTAATACATTGAACAATGTCTCTGGGCTTCCACTCACACACAACCTTCTCGGCCTAGTCTAGAAGTAGCTACCTaccttggtagtcttaaacataCATAAGTCTGTGGTCCTAAAGGTTGTTCAAAACTTACTTGCTCTCCCAAAGCTGCTGGAAGGAACATTGGCTGAGCTCTTCCATCCTGTATCCGTTCACTTCCATCCTGTATCCGTTCACTTTCTCGACAGCTCACAGGACCgtttgggaggaggagaggattggacacaaggagggagggaggaaggcgaTGGGATCTAGGAGAGGGAACACCCATGTgattagttaaaaaaaaaaatctatactaGTTTTAGCAGCTACCTGTGTCTTCGAAACAATACATTTATGGGATGAGTGGGGAAAGGGGGACAACAGCTCCCaagtggagcagcagtctaaggcactgcatctcagtgctagaggcgtcactacagaccctggttcgagtccaggctgtatcacaaacggcagtgattgggagtcccatagggcggcgcacaattagcccagtgtcgtccggggtgggccgtcattgtaaataagaaattgttcttaaaatgacttgcctagttaaataaagattaaataaataaaataaaaaaagctagAATACAGACTGGGGACGGGTAACGACTGACTGGGTTGTGTAGTTAGCTAGAGCCATGTGAGCACTGGTGCCACGGTATTAGGCTAATCCTTGGTGTTGCTCAAGTGCCTAGCTAGCTACCCTATGTTTACCAAATAAACACCTCATCTAAATCTATGACTAACTTTCAACCAACCCTATGCAGAGAGAAATAATAAAGGTGTATTTTTGTATGCCATGGTTCGTTGGACAGAGCCTATGAGGAAAAATAACGTCGTTGTTGTAGGGCAGGGATCACCAACTAGATTTCTACATTTGTATATGAAAACATGCATCTCTCCATTACGAGGgagggaatacttgggaacatattttaaaaaaaaagtaaatcacttggagctgatttcctggtgtttttgcAGTCATGTCTGACAATTaaaattcaaaaaaatatgtatttttgctcagaaaacttgggggggccaaataaaaccacatgCAGGCCAAATCCAGTAGGGGGACTATGTTGTAGGGTAAAGTTGTATGGATAAACTGCGAAAATAAGATCTacggtaaacacaggcttaggagatcttatatttTTTGTTCTATGAGAACCAACTGACGTCCTTTTTTGTGATATCTTTAGAATGTATGTAATAATAAAAACGGTTTCATAATTCATAACATGATGTTTAACTGGTACCGCTTTCGGTGATCCCAAACATTGCCGCACGAGGGCGAAGCGAGCAAATTGGTGGCAGGACATGGGGGTGTTGGATAAAAGTTATTATTAAAAATATGAATTTCAGTACCCTGCGGAAAAGGCCGCAGTTGTACATGAAACACATTGGTACAGATAAGCGTTTTCAGAATTGACATTTTTACAAGTATCGACTAAAGGTGGCTCAATCTTTTTTCTGACAAATCGCGCGAGGGGTTGAGCGTTCCTCAGTTATGGCCTAGCATGTCCTAGCTATTTAGCTAGCAGGTTAGACACCCTAAACAGTAAGCGATTCGTGATCATCATCCAACTTCCATGTCATATAATACTACAATGTGTAGTGGTTAAATGTGTATTAATACAACGAAATACAAGACAAACCAAACTTCACCCACCATCTTCCACTAAAATCTGCTAGCTCAGCTGTAAGCTTGGCTGGCTGTTTTACTAGAATCTCCAATCAACAACAACCACAAACTTTTCCAGGCAAAAGAATTTGCTACGCTGCCTAAAATAAATTAAACATGGATTTTATACCTCGCCTCCCGTTTATGGATATTTTATTGCAGCACCTCGGTTCTCTGTCAATGCAATCCGTAGCAGCCGTAAAGCAAAATATTTAGTTTCAGTGAAAAGCGTGCTTTTCGGGGATTTCCCCAATAACCAGAGAAGGGGAGGGGCTGCGCAGAGTTCACAGGCCACCAATCAGAGGCCGCGCCCACCGAGGTGTATGTTTTTAAATGGGATGGCGCGAAATGTTCCAAAAACAAAATATTAAGTGGCTACATTCTACATCTTGGTGTTACTAAAATTATATTGGCTGAATGCAGGAATGAAAACAAATATTGTGGCGTTTGAGGCACATCATTCATTGCACGCTGGTTATCATGCGTTGTATCATCACATTGAATTGCATAGTTCATGTTTTGTGATAATAATGTCTGATAATGATGTCTAATTTCTCAGGTTATGTGCATGTCCAAAGATTATGAACTCATGCAAAATTAtttcattcaaaataaaaaataaatatataaaaagttGCATGGATTTGGAAAAGACATGCCTGCTCCTCAAAATGTCCTTATTTCAACTTTCATAACGGCTTCATGTAATTTCACCAATATTCATTCTTCCGCCCTAGTTGATATGCCTAAATTATGGAATACTGTTAATGATGAATCGATAGGCTACTAGCATTGATGGCACTACTAGCACTGCTATTAAGAGGGATAGCTGACTAGCTGACCATTGAGTGAATATTCAAGTTTGTTTATTTGCCATGTACACATGAtatgagaataagagcacctcctcccagctgcccactgcactgaggataggaaacagtgtcaccaccgataaatccataataattgagaatttcaatatgcatttttctacggctggccttgctttccacctggctaccgctAAACCGGTCAACAGCCCctcaccccccacagcaactttcccaagcctcccccatttctctttcacccaaatccagatagctgatgttctgaaagagctgaaaaatctggacccctacaaatcagccgggctagacaatctggaccctctctttctaaaatgatacgccgaaattgttgcaacccctattactagcctgttcaacctct
The DNA window shown above is from Salmo trutta chromosome 8, fSalTru1.1, whole genome shotgun sequence and carries:
- the LOC115198177 gene encoding cellular tumor antigen p53 isoform X2, whose protein sequence is MEVNGYRMEELSQCSFQQLWESNMTPQGPSIPQGATGNWPDLDVSLLPDATLHKVFDEGLFELLEPPVVESSVSTLDSVPPPASTVPSTNDYPGKHGFQLRFQKSGTAKSVTSTYSVQLNKLYCQLAKTCPVEVLMAMDPPPGAILRATAIYKKSEHVSEVVRRCPHHQSASDNNEGVVHRSHLIRVEGSQWAQYLEDGNTKRQSVLLPYEPPQLGSETTTVLLNFMCNSSCMGGMNRRPILTILTLETQEGQVLGRRCFEVRVCACPGRDRKTEEENTNKVLNGTKTTNGAKRKSQQALPPPGTSKKIKNGSSTEDEDKDNVFLLQVRGREHYEWLKKINDSLELMDHIPPAEQEKYKKKGSAKILKQEAMAPKSGKRLLTKEDRSDSD
- the LOC115198177 gene encoding cellular tumor antigen p53 isoform X1, which codes for MEVNGYRMEELSQCSFQQLWESNMTPQGPSIPQGATGNWPDLDVSINGIHLPPSQLLPDATLHKVFDEGLFELLEPPVVESSVSTLDSVPPPASTVPSTNDYPGKHGFQLRFQKSGTAKSVTSTYSVQLNKLYCQLAKTCPVEVLMAMDPPPGAILRATAIYKKSEHVSEVVRRCPHHQSASDNNEGVVHRSHLIRVEGSQWAQYLEDGNTKRQSVLLPYEPPQLGSETTTVLLNFMCNSSCMGGMNRRPILTILTLETQEGQVLGRRCFEVRVCACPGRDRKTEEENTNKVLNGTKTTNGAKRKSQQALPPPGTSKKIKNGSSTEDEDKDNVFLLQVRGREHYEWLKKINDSLELMDHIPPAEQEKYKKKGSAKILKQEAMAPKSGKRLLTKEDRSDSD